In the Carettochelys insculpta isolate YL-2023 chromosome 6, ASM3395843v1, whole genome shotgun sequence genome, GAGCTTCCTAGTTATCTATCACCCATCAGTATTATCCTCCCAAGTCTTCGAACTCCAGTCTGTTGTATGAAtacagcaaaaatattttgagaaaagGATAAATACATGGGAAGTaaattttccttcatttttcaaCATAGATAAATCTGATATTCAGTTTACAGCATGAAGAATTCTCTCTCTATAAGTTCATCCCATAGAAGGAATATGCATTTCTTAGAAATTGTCACAAATGACAGTTTCTGGTTCACCAGTGAATTTTACATGTGAAAAATCAAGTAGTGTCATTAAATGTCAATCTAGTTTTCATTAGAGCCATGgttatttttctccctttttgtaTGCCCAAATGGGGGTTCAGTGCTGGCATTTCAGGTTGAGACAAACCACAAATCTCAGTAGCACCCAGGCAAGATGATTAAATTTAACCCGGATTCCACTCAATCCTAGATTTTGGGACTAGGACAGGGTGGGCCAACTGTGGTTCATGGGCTGCATCCAGTTTGTCAGACCTTTTATTTTGGCCCTCAAACTTTAGCCAAGGGGTGGGATAGAGGACTTGGCCCATTCCATGTGAGCCATGGCTCCACACAGCTAAGAAAACAGGGCAGAAGGCTGCGCCACACATTGTCCCTGCCTCAAAATGGCACTGCGGCTCCTGCTGGCTGGAAACTGCTGCCTGGCGTGCCTCAGTGTAGGAGCTGAACAAGGGGCATGCCATTACCTTAGGCAGTTGCTTGAGATATGCACTGGTTATAGCCCTGAACCTCAGTGCACGTTCTCCCTGCACCCTACTACTCTAGCCCTCAGCCTTGGTCCTGATTTTCTTTCTTCCCGCCAAACCCTTGGCTCCCAGCCAGAAGCAGTCTCCTATACCCTATAGCCCAGCATGACCACGTAGCCCTCGTTTCACCATCTTGCTACCCTAGCCCcaatccccctcccacctctgaacCCCTCATCACAGCCCAGAGCATCTGTAACCCAAAACCCTCATCCGTGGCACCCCCCTTAAAGCCCACTCTTCAGCCAGagccctcccacatcccaactgcctgccccagcccagggccccaacTGGCACTCTGAAATAGTTTCTAGTCCCATCTCAGAGCTCACAATGCTAGTGGGAGCTTTCATCCTTTCCTGCCATACAATTTCATACCAACACATGGACCTCAGGCCAAAAAGCTTACCCATCCCTGGTCTAGGAGATTCACTGAAAGGCTGCTTCTTTATTAATAACTATGGTATAATTTTAAAGAATTGTGCCACTTATTCTTTTTTCCCCTAATGTAATGTTATGTTTGGAATATAATGTGTCTCTTATTTGCCTAGTTCCCttttatggaaaatataaaatattacaaaaagtGTTGAAGTTGGATTTCCCTCAGATTTGATACCAGCCTTATGCTTTATCACTATTTTATCTTCAAATGATGATGTCCAGCTATTGTTCTCAAAACAAAATTCTAAGCTGTTGCATCAGTGATTACTCTGGCTGTATCCATTCTACCTGGAGTTAATTCCTACACAGATAGCTAACCGCTTCTCATTATAAGAGGGAGCCAATAATGACCTTCTGAAAATTCTGAAGATAGTTTCTTTGACCTGTTTTGTGCAGGAAAGACAGGAAAAAGaacaaaagctcatcaaaaaAATGGCAGAAAAAGCAGCAAAAGATCTAGAGAGGGTCCGGTTGCAggaaaaagctgaagaaaaatataaagaatggctgaagaagaaaagagctgaGGAGtctgaaaagaagaagaaagaggaggtaGAAATCATTTATCTTCTTTAATACCAGCTTGTAAAGCCAGTCTGTTATACCTGAGGTGCTTTGTTTTGATTAAATTAACATTACTAGAAATAATATATGGAAATGTGTGCATGCATAAATATAAAGGAATAATGTGGAATCCCTTCTTGTGGTTCTACAAAGTAAGAGTGAAAAGAGTGTCAGTTTAAAGCAGGAAGTTAACTATTTTATTACAGCCTGTTTCTGAAATTACTGCATTTAGTCCCTGGCACTCAGAAAACTGTGAGAATTTATAAATAAAGCTGTTAATTAGTTTGACTTAATTAAAAAATCATCCTTTAAGAAATAGCCTATCAGACTCACATGGTCTCAGTAATGTAGCCCCATCCAACTTCCCACATAGTTAAAACTCACTGAACTCTTGTATCTTAGGTAAgtttcaaaacatattttaagGTATTTCTTGCTACTCTTTGGGCCTAATAAACGTTTTGCAGAATATTTCACGGAGAAATTCAAAGTGggatgcagcactttcaaaatgtctgGAATCTTCTATTTTTCTCACTGGGAGCAATGCAACTGAGCAATCACTAGGGTGGGTTGgtttgttgtttttgcttttgttttgttttttggctttttttaagaCTTCTTTGGAAATGGCCACTACCTCTAGTTGTTCCCAATAGGAATGAAGTCAAGCTTCCTTCAAGGAAGCTAGTGGCATCCTTGACTTCTTGGGACAACCGTCTCATTCAGTATGTCTTAAGGCTGCCTTTTTCCTATAGTACCAGAATCCTCCCCCATGGCTTTTAATATTACTTTTGCAACTGCTCAATCCTTTTACCCAGTGTAAAGGAGTTGAAGGGGGGTAAGGATCTTGCTCTGCATCACTTGATGGTGATTGTGTCAATTCTTTAAAGTGTTAGGACGGACTCACTCATCTTTGGGGTGGAGAATATAGTCAGTAGTCTGGGAGTCCATTTTCAGGACCGTGTCTATTATTGTTTCTCAGTCATCTGAGATTCCAGACTGAATAGTAATTTGATACTAAATCATTTTAAATACTAGAGACTTCTAATTGGATAAGAGTACAAGGCTTAGGTCTCATGTTAAATTATTTTATGCAActgaaggaggaagaaaactagTCGTGTCGACCACAGGGAACATTGATGGATGGCACATTTTTCCCCTTTgcacttgcccaccccaaatggTACAATGATTTATTAGCAGCTGTGTAGAAACAGTAGTATTTTTATGTGTGTACATATTCATTCAGTTGTTAAGTTTATTTTGGAAAACTGTCACAAAGTAGATGTTCCATAGGTTTCACTAGTATTTAACTTACACGGAAGCTACTTATTGGTCATATAATTTGGTAAACTATCATTTTTTCAGTCTCCGAAATGTAGGATATGACTGTGCTATGGCAAATGAATACACAACAAATACCTTTCTATATGATGACAATTTTATCCTGAATGTGGCTAAATGGCAGCCACTGATGCATAGAAACATAAAACCTTATAGAAGAGAATTGATTGGTTTCAAGCAGCTGTTGAATGTTACGGTAGAAGTTTGGTTGTAGGGAAATGGTTTGTAGTGGTAAATAAGaattttttcatattttgtaGATCATTGTCTATGGATATTTTATTTGTCTTCACTTTTaggaaaaggaacaaaaaaggGTAGCTGAATTACAGGAGAAAAAAGAGAAATCAGAGAAGATCTTTAAAGAGTGGCTACAGAATGCCAGAAATAAACCCCGCCCAGTTTTACACAGTTATGGCTATACCAGGGTGAAACTCTCAGGTTTGTGCATGTACTAGACACATGCTTGTCTTAAGTATTATGACAATCTCaagcttcattttttttctcgGTTTATTTAAATGGAAGTTATGTTAACATTCTGCCCCTGAATCTAATATTGTCACGTTTGCAAGTAGATAACAGATATAGTATATTACAGCTATGTTGCAAATATACTTGTTTCACTATCTGGGCTGtactgaaaaatacattttatattcATTCAGTATTATTAGATAAGAAGGCTcttgtgctttttatttttttctgcgtTTTCATCCACTGTGGACAGTGTAATTCAGTGGTGATGTGAGAGATGGCGAAAGAAGAACGGGTAGGACACTGAGATCTGATGAATATCAGAAAAGGAACATTTAGGCTTATTAGCAAAACGTTCCTGATAATACTCCTTTGTGGGCACTTCATGATCCCTAGATGGACTGAGACACAGAGTGCCATCATGACAGTCCAGCATGCTGCACTGGGTAGATGCCATACAAGGATACCCTCCCAAAATTAATGCTGCAGAAAAAAGCTTAATGTTCTCACTCTGTATGCCGCCTTCTCAGAGAAGGGTGTTTTGTGGAGGCGATGGAACCAGCGAAAGTATAATTCCTAAAGGAAGCCTGGTTGAAACCTGACAGGTCAGACCCATGCAAAGCCAGCTCTCCTTTCCATGTGAATGTCTTATCCACCTCAACAGCCGtgttcttcattttctttgtgcTCTGAGGGAAATATAAGATAAATGTCCATGGTAATAACAACATGGAGTTTTCTGGGCCTCTGTCTTCAATTTCTGTGTGgtttgggggtggtgggaggaaggACAAAGTGGAAAACTGTTACAGATGGACATCATTTATTATAACTTTGAGACCTTAATGGATATTGAATATATACTTCCTTttactttatttaatttttcacatCTTTTTCCTTAAGTTATAAATCACTTATGAATTGAAAACTTAAAATACTTTTTGACAGAGAAACTGCTACACAGCTGTATACAAAACAGCTTGCAAACCAGACACACAATCAGTTGCTCTTTTGGCTAAGTCTGATTATAGATTATAGCAGTAATACATACTGCTTTTAGCTTTGTGTTGGAACCTTATAACTTGCTGACAGCTGTCATCCTTTGTCTAAgtgatttattaaaaataattctatACTCAGTTTAGTTCACACAATAGAACATATGCCAGGTTTTGTTTTGACCACCCTGGTGAAGTATGTGTTGAAATTTTATTAGACAAAGTGCCTTGCCATTGGAAGGGTAGTACATTCCTGCTGTCCTGGTTGAGGCTTCATGGTTTGGCACATAGATCATTAATTGCAGATAGTGAATGTGTTTTCCCTTGTTTGAAGAAGGCTAACAATTAAACAAAGATTGAAATAGAAATTTATTAATTCCAGAGAAAAGACTGTGGGAAACAAAACTTATATGTTAAGCTTAAAAATAATACTGAATAGTAAACTTCCAAACTGTATACATGCTCCTTTAATGTTTGCCTTGATAAGCTTTGTTCATGTTACACGTCACATGACATATTTATATTGCTGTTCTTTGTAAATACAAATGGGGGATGTATTGACAGAATGAATGTTGGTGAAAATGACTTACTGCAGTGAATAGAGACTGATAACTTGTGCTAAACTGTTTTGTGCCATGTTCCATTTAAGATCTCAGAGTTATTTTACATTATATTGTTTATAATAAGCAAGCTATTTTATTTAGTCCAAGAACATCAGGAAATGCCCCAGGTTAATCCAAAGATTATCCAgtaaactttttaaatttttattgtgTTTTCAGTATAACTATTTCTTCTCTTTCTAATTCTGTGTGTTAAATATTTTAGGATACCCTGATGGAAATTCATATCCAGCTCCAGCCTATTGTAACCCTATTCCCTGGAAACCAATTCATGTGCCACCTCCTAAGGAAGACAAGACTATTACAGTGAAAAAGATTAAAAGACCTATATCCAGTCAGTCATATAGATCCTCATCTGTGGTAATCCATAAGCCCAAGAGCAATCTTTGTCTTGGAtcgctgcacagaaaacaaagatAGTATCGGAAGCAAAATAACTTTTTATTGGCTTGATTTAACTAGGCTTAAAGTACAAAAgttatttcttatttttaaatgttaaaaattgTGTGGTGAAAAACAACACTTTATCATCTATAACAGTTGTGGTCATGTAATGTTAGCTAAGGAATATCTTTTCGAAAGACTTGTTAACTGTTATTTTAACACTtagaaaattactttttaaaaatttgtgaACCAGTTTTTGTCACTTAAACGACCTTCGTGTTTGTAGTTCAAATGTTTGTATGTAGCCTATTATATTGCAACCACTCCATGATATCAATAAAACATTAGTTTTTGTGGTTCTTCTTGGGGGGGTGTGATGTTTTGTTTTTAGAGGTTATTTGGGTTATTGTGTTCACTGTTGTAAAAATACCCGATATAGCAAATTTTAAGAGGGTTTTTATCTGAGGGTGGGAGTAGGGGAGGAATAGTGAGGAACAGAACAAAACTTcatttcccaggcttcctgctgtGATAAGAAATATACCAGTACAATTTTACAATATAAACACTGAATATTACGAAATAATATATAGGACCCATTACACATATTGGAAATTCAGTGTTGTGTGAAGTATAACTTAGAGAATAAATTTACCTGGTTATCTAGATTCTTTGGCTGTTTCCCAAAAGTAAAAAGATTTTACTACTCCAACATATTAATTCTtcctttttaataattcttaCAGTTACTCTCCACAATAGTCCACTTCATCTCCTTTCTAGGTGATGGAGGGAAAGAGAGCTTTATTTTTGAACTTATTTGTAAAACACAAAAATTTTCGTAGTTTACCGTGGACTGAGGCTCCTTGGGATTTTTGCCATTGAAAGAACTTAAGGGTTTGTCTACCCTCGGAactaactttaaagttaacttcgaagtagccagcagagagtctacacacattttctcttactttgaGCTAACTTTGAAATTAGACACTACATCActgtagactttctgctggctagtcatcttttcccttactttgaagttaacttcgaagtagggagcccaacttcgaattCCTTACTCCATtaccgggaatggagtagtactctacttcaaagtagggtatgtgtagacactcaacttcgaagttgtactt is a window encoding:
- the CCDC34 gene encoding coiled-coil domain-containing protein 34 isoform X1, with product MLSARPRRKGASSSTPSPTSSEDDQPLSSSTYSLLSPASHHSFQSCNEEEEEDIEAAATSARGQTTFKRNKHNRAEKYNVTEKKKQSPTDNLSPWEEWFICKEKELRVRLQARALEEMNLQLEKRKEKQELERKKKIAEEKHKEWVQKKNEEETLKSQIPEVEDEERQEKEQKLIKKMAEKAAKDLERVRLQEKAEEKYKEWLKKKRAEESEKKKKEEEKEQKRVAELQEKKEKSEKIFKEWLQNARNKPRPVLHSYGYTRVKLSGYPDGNSYPAPAYCNPIPWKPIHVPPPKEDKTITVKKIKRPISSQSYRSSSVVIHKPKSNLCLGSLHRKQR
- the CCDC34 gene encoding coiled-coil domain-containing protein 34 isoform X2, which codes for MLSARPRRKGASSSTPSPTSSEDDQPLSSSTYSLLSPASHHSFQSCNEEEEEDIEAAATSARGQTTFKRNKHNRAEKYNVTEKKKQSPTDNLSPWEEWFICKEKELRVRLQARALEEMNLQLEKRKEKQELERKKKIAEEKHKEWVQKKNEEERQEKEQKLIKKMAEKAAKDLERVRLQEKAEEKYKEWLKKKRAEESEKKKKEEEKEQKRVAELQEKKEKSEKIFKEWLQNARNKPRPVLHSYGYTRVKLSGYPDGNSYPAPAYCNPIPWKPIHVPPPKEDKTITVKKIKRPISSQSYRSSSVVIHKPKSNLCLGSLHRKQR